In a single window of the Pseudomonas sp. B21-015 genome:
- a CDS encoding DUF2300 domain-containing protein: MTRCLVWWLLCLIPALATAQDEPLRLGFKGELLALSRTQMISREPLPADLQTPLGSLWKLFVYGWLVDTGAREPAFECRGQSKEEIYCCTAGGTIGRDQALVKSCGLYFEPARLGISGTEWREYWQTRQAPTWLLDLPSLQPQTRVSVAELLKVLAVMPAQDRARRVLLDVVLNAADGNVVGELGGRLRVKTWSWLGDQDPSSRQGGFAGWTADGTPIWAGGRGTSQMVLRNYGQALATVLPSSWPAEAGKCVEVGLFARYPLKRVLSGDRVLAPGPLQGDYRVEFANGNQLDIHSDGELFLLKDKLVARLDREEYVARVLQREAIPEPVEAAKALSVAIRTYLLQNATRNGDCLSIDDSSSRQRVAPRPAATESRNIAAWTSDLVLAGSTVTYHSDQPGPDKLSWQQAVEQANAGQRYDAILLHAYPRASLSRWDSPVASCEALPAAQDWLQNQRRGWRQRLESEVGYNEVSTFAVCRLAFGRPFVDRERQRIYVRGVLTLQDRLDLTHEYLHLAFEAHPNGQDETYIEGLARHLLLE, translated from the coding sequence ATGACCCGGTGTCTGGTCTGGTGGCTGCTGTGCTTGATCCCTGCGCTGGCGACAGCGCAGGACGAGCCGTTGCGCCTGGGCTTCAAGGGTGAACTGCTTGCGTTGAGCCGGACTCAGATGATCTCGCGTGAGCCATTGCCTGCCGATTTGCAGACGCCGCTGGGCAGCTTGTGGAAGTTGTTTGTCTACGGCTGGCTGGTGGACACCGGCGCGCGTGAACCGGCTTTTGAGTGTCGCGGGCAGTCGAAGGAAGAAATTTATTGCTGCACGGCGGGTGGCACGATCGGTCGCGATCAGGCGTTGGTGAAGTCCTGCGGGTTGTACTTCGAGCCCGCGCGGTTGGGCATTTCCGGCACTGAGTGGCGCGAGTATTGGCAGACGAGACAAGCGCCAACGTGGTTGCTGGACTTGCCGTCGTTGCAACCGCAGACCCGGGTTTCGGTGGCTGAGTTGTTGAAGGTCTTGGCCGTGATGCCGGCGCAGGATCGAGCGCGGCGGGTATTGCTCGATGTGGTGCTCAATGCCGCTGACGGCAATGTCGTGGGAGAGCTTGGCGGTCGGTTGCGGGTGAAAACCTGGAGCTGGTTGGGGGATCAGGATCCTTCGTCGCGCCAGGGCGGGTTCGCGGGCTGGACGGCGGACGGCACGCCGATCTGGGCCGGTGGGCGTGGCACCAGCCAGATGGTTTTGCGCAATTATGGTCAGGCGCTGGCGACGGTGTTGCCCTCGTCATGGCCAGCAGAAGCGGGGAAGTGTGTCGAGGTCGGCCTGTTCGCGCGTTATCCGCTGAAACGCGTGCTGTCGGGGGATCGCGTGTTAGCGCCTGGGCCCCTGCAGGGCGACTACCGCGTCGAATTCGCCAACGGCAACCAACTCGATATCCACAGCGACGGCGAGTTGTTCTTGCTCAAGGACAAGCTCGTCGCCCGCCTGGACCGCGAAGAGTACGTCGCCCGTGTCCTGCAGCGCGAAGCCATACCCGAGCCCGTTGAAGCAGCCAAAGCCCTGAGCGTCGCGATCCGCACCTACCTGCTGCAAAACGCTACCCGTAACGGCGACTGCCTGAGCATCGACGACAGCAGCAGCCGGCAGCGCGTCGCCCCACGTCCGGCCGCCACCGAATCGCGCAACATCGCCGCGTGGACCAGCGACCTGGTTCTCGCCGGCAGCACCGTTACCTATCACTCCGACCAACCCGGGCCGGACAAACTCTCCTGGCAGCAAGCCGTCGAACAGGCCAACGCCGGTCAACGCTACGACGCCATCCTGCTGCACGCCTACCCGCGTGCAAGCCTCAGCCGCTGGGACAGCCCGGTCGCTTCCTGCGAAGCGCTGCCCGCCGCGCAAGACTGGTTGCAAAACCAACGCCGCGGCTGGCGCCAACGCCTCGAAAGTGAGGTCGGTTACAACGAAGTCAGCACCTTCGCCGTTTGCCGCCTGGCCTTCGGTCGTCCCTTCGTGGACCGCGAACGCCAGCGCATCTATGTGCGTGGCGTGCTGACGCTGCAAGACCGCCTCGACTTGACCCACGAATACCTGCACCTGGCCTTTGAAGCACACCCCAATGGCCAGGATGAAACCTACATCGAAGGGCTCGCCCGCCACCTCTTGCTGGAATAG
- a CDS encoding YfaP family protein yields the protein MKLRYPQVFLFLCSFCVWPTTFAADSAVKLDTPVGGWRTGAPEGEGENFRQTVNYPASSVNTPVGQANTARITGQIQSTPKGNEPGKLIVNGVSMPLKIDPAGRYDRPFSFPNGSNSVEVRSPDGQQRHRTQFLNASGGATPAKLRVLLSWDSDGTDLDLHLITPDGAHIWYGDRVAPNGAALDVDVTTGYGPEIFAMPAPIKGQYLVYVNYYGGGYRGDEEGQEEAVQPLTTAQVTVITQEGTPNEKMETFLVPMRAVGELTLVKGFSYP from the coding sequence ATGAAACTCCGTTATCCACAGGTCTTCCTGTTCCTTTGTTCGTTTTGCGTATGGCCGACGACATTCGCCGCCGATAGCGCGGTCAAACTCGACACCCCCGTCGGCGGCTGGCGCACGGGCGCCCCCGAAGGCGAAGGTGAAAACTTTCGTCAGACGGTCAATTACCCGGCTTCGTCGGTGAACACACCGGTGGGGCAGGCCAATACCGCTCGCATTACCGGCCAAATCCAATCCACACCCAAGGGTAATGAGCCCGGTAAGCTGATCGTCAACGGCGTCAGCATGCCACTGAAAATTGACCCCGCGGGCCGCTACGACCGCCCGTTCTCATTCCCCAACGGCAGCAACAGCGTTGAAGTCCGCAGTCCCGATGGCCAACAGCGGCATCGCACTCAGTTCCTGAACGCCAGTGGCGGTGCCACTCCGGCGAAGTTGCGAGTACTGCTTTCCTGGGACAGCGACGGCACTGATCTGGACTTGCACCTCATCACCCCCGATGGCGCACACATCTGGTACGGCGATCGTGTCGCGCCCAATGGTGCGGCGCTGGATGTGGACGTCACCACCGGCTACGGCCCGGAAATCTTCGCCATGCCGGCGCCGATCAAGGGGCAATACCTGGTGTACGTGAACTACTACGGTGGCGGGTATCGCGGCGATGAAGAGGGGCAGGAAGAGGCTGTTCAGCCGCTGACCACCGCGCAAGTGACGGTGATTACGCAAGAGGGGACGCCGAACGAGAAGATGGAGACGTTCCTGGTGCCGATGCGGGCGGTGGGGGAGTTGACGTTGGTTAAGGGGTTTAGTTATCCGTGA
- a CDS encoding PLP-dependent aminotransferase family protein translates to MFEIDRSSKTLLVDQIRSAIIARIESFQWVQGSRLPSVRALSKQLGVSNFTVSSAYEDLVAQHIIESRPGAGYFILAANPSGSLKDLDELIPPSSLHAGFLYRALDPSQYDIPVSSGYFPPSWLADAVPVSVTGRLIRNTLSCSVPAPAAGSQQLRSVIARKLREIQIDASSNQVVVTVGATHAFSLIRNAMLKPGDYLLVEDPSYLLLQLKLIKGRDFNIITVPRMGDGPDLEAMEAMLIKYRPKLFLTQTLIHNPTGGNTSPAKGFKILSLAEKYDFHIVEDDIFGSLSARQTLRLASLDGLNRTFYISGFSKVLSPALRLGYVAAPPAFVERLVEQKMYNLLCGSSLDETIVTYTLESGRYQHHLDGLRQRVMQERARAREWLGKVGVVFDEPSVDGLFLWGRFPAHVDIRRLIEQAHDARIFLAPGSLFSNTRDYDQYIRLNVSHCNDVQFKRFIDSQTGSETAQRVTEHSI, encoded by the coding sequence ATGTTTGAGATAGATCGCAGCAGCAAGACACTGTTGGTGGACCAGATCCGAAGCGCGATTATTGCCCGCATCGAGTCTTTCCAATGGGTTCAAGGCAGTCGGTTGCCTTCGGTCAGGGCTCTGTCCAAACAACTGGGCGTCAGTAACTTTACGGTGAGCAGCGCTTACGAGGACCTCGTGGCACAGCACATCATCGAGTCCCGACCCGGGGCCGGTTACTTTATTCTCGCGGCCAATCCATCGGGATCCCTCAAGGATCTGGACGAGTTGATCCCACCGTCCAGCCTGCATGCGGGGTTTCTGTACCGCGCGCTGGACCCTTCCCAATACGATATCCCCGTCAGTTCAGGTTACTTTCCTCCGTCCTGGCTGGCTGACGCTGTGCCTGTTTCTGTTACCGGACGGCTGATTCGTAACACGCTGTCTTGCAGCGTCCCTGCGCCCGCCGCGGGGAGCCAGCAGTTGCGCTCGGTAATTGCACGCAAGTTGCGAGAGATTCAAATCGATGCCTCCAGCAACCAGGTTGTGGTGACGGTGGGGGCTACCCATGCGTTCTCGCTGATTCGTAACGCCATGCTCAAGCCCGGTGATTACCTGTTGGTCGAGGACCCGAGCTACTTGTTGCTGCAGTTGAAGCTGATCAAGGGGCGGGATTTCAACATCATCACCGTGCCACGAATGGGGGATGGTCCGGACCTGGAGGCCATGGAGGCCATGCTGATCAAGTACCGGCCAAAACTGTTTCTGACCCAGACCCTGATCCACAACCCTACTGGCGGCAATACCTCCCCGGCCAAGGGGTTCAAGATTCTTTCGCTGGCCGAGAAGTATGACTTTCATATTGTTGAAGACGATATTTTCGGCTCGTTGTCTGCCAGGCAAACACTTCGGCTGGCCAGCCTGGATGGTTTGAATCGCACCTTTTACATCAGCGGTTTCAGCAAGGTGCTCAGTCCTGCCCTGCGCCTTGGGTATGTGGCGGCACCCCCCGCTTTTGTCGAGCGTCTGGTGGAGCAGAAGATGTACAACCTGTTGTGCGGCTCATCCCTGGACGAAACCATCGTGACCTACACCCTGGAGTCCGGGCGCTATCAACACCATCTGGATGGCCTGCGCCAGCGAGTGATGCAGGAGCGTGCCCGGGCGCGGGAGTGGCTGGGCAAGGTGGGCGTGGTGTTTGATGAACCCAGCGTGGATGGTTTGTTTCTGTGGGGGCGTTTCCCCGCGCACGTGGATATTCGTCGTCTGATTGAACAGGCCCATGACGCCCGCATCTTTCTGGCACCAGGGTCGTTGTTCAGCAACACCCGCGATTACGATCAGTATATTCGCCTGAACGTCAGCCACTGCAATGACGTCCAGTTCAAACGTTTCATCGATTCTCAGACCGGCAGCGAAACAGCCCAACGAGTCACCGAACACAGCATTTGA
- a CDS encoding methyltransferase domain-containing protein, whose protein sequence is MTSSSFFRPTSELQQWDASQYENNAHFVAHLANGAVELLALKAGDRVLDIGCGDGYLSEQLARQGAEVVGFDYSPELVEAARSRGLDVRLGNAEELFFHQEFDAVFSNAAIHWMRRADQVAYGAFMALKPGGRFIGEFAGAENALLIRRAIHGALERRSVDAQDIDPWYLPTAGEYQQVLENAGFHVSFISWFERPVVLDYPIAEWIQTFGTPYLAALPLEARAGFLEEVTEELVNDLLDSDGRWTVDYTCLRFRAEKKA, encoded by the coding sequence ATGACTTCTTCGAGCTTTTTTCGCCCCACCTCTGAACTGCAACAATGGGACGCCTCGCAGTATGAAAACAACGCCCATTTCGTCGCCCACCTCGCCAATGGCGCGGTGGAACTGCTGGCCCTCAAGGCCGGCGACCGAGTCCTGGATATCGGTTGTGGTGACGGCTATCTGAGTGAGCAACTGGCTCGTCAAGGCGCTGAAGTGGTGGGTTTCGACTACAGCCCGGAACTGGTGGAAGCCGCACGCTCTCGCGGCCTGGATGTGAGGCTGGGTAATGCCGAGGAACTGTTCTTTCACCAGGAGTTCGACGCGGTGTTCAGCAACGCCGCCATACACTGGATGCGACGTGCCGATCAAGTCGCCTATGGGGCCTTTATGGCCCTCAAGCCCGGTGGGCGTTTCATCGGAGAATTTGCCGGAGCCGAGAATGCGCTGCTGATCCGACGGGCGATTCACGGCGCCCTGGAGCGCAGATCCGTCGACGCACAGGACATTGACCCCTGGTACTTGCCCACCGCCGGTGAATACCAACAGGTGCTGGAGAACGCGGGGTTTCACGTCAGCTTCATCAGTTGGTTCGAACGACCGGTGGTGTTGGATTACCCCATTGCCGAATGGATACAAACCTTTGGCACTCCTTACCTGGCGGCGCTGCCGCTTGAAGCCCGCGCGGGTTTTCTGGAGGAAGTGACGGAGGAACTGGTCAATGACCTGCTGGACTCCGACGGCCGATGGACGGTGGACTACACATGCCTGCGTTTCAGAGCTGAAAAAAAGGCATAG
- a CDS encoding DMT family transporter, with amino-acid sequence MTQTNVASFQETKNQDLQAYFLGLISVAAFAMTLPAAKMLAGDLSALQVGFFRSVLAAFAAIPFLLIGRAKIPNRSQIKRMLLTSTGIVYGFPILTALGMQYVPVSHGGVVLAALPLSTAIFGTLITGTRPSKMFWAVSSLGFLVVMAYTVIKSNVSDIYIGDLALLGAVLLAGFGYAQGGALSKELPGWQVMCWTLVISLPVLLPVSLWLYDSQTIANLPGQGVAALLFLALINSLLGFFSWNRALALGGIQRISQLQLLQPFFTFAFSIFLMGESWNWLTPAVCAIVIVLVWLSKRI; translated from the coding sequence ATGACGCAAACCAACGTAGCCAGCTTTCAAGAAACAAAGAATCAAGACCTGCAAGCCTATTTCCTGGGACTCATTTCGGTCGCGGCCTTTGCCATGACCTTACCGGCGGCAAAAATGCTCGCTGGCGACCTGAGTGCCCTGCAAGTCGGGTTCTTCCGGTCAGTGTTGGCTGCGTTTGCGGCAATTCCTTTCTTGCTTATCGGCCGGGCAAAGATTCCCAATCGTTCGCAAATCAAGCGAATGTTGCTGACGTCCACCGGGATCGTTTACGGCTTTCCGATCCTCACCGCGCTGGGCATGCAATACGTTCCGGTCAGCCATGGCGGCGTGGTACTCGCTGCACTGCCGCTGTCCACAGCGATTTTCGGTACGCTCATTACAGGCACTCGCCCATCCAAAATGTTCTGGGCGGTTTCAAGCCTGGGCTTCCTGGTCGTGATGGCCTACACCGTCATCAAGTCGAATGTCTCCGACATCTACATCGGCGATCTGGCACTGCTGGGCGCCGTGCTGCTGGCCGGTTTTGGCTACGCCCAGGGCGGTGCACTGTCCAAGGAACTGCCGGGCTGGCAGGTCATGTGCTGGACTCTGGTCATCAGCCTGCCTGTGCTGCTCCCGGTCAGCCTCTGGCTCTATGACAGCCAAACCATTGCCAACCTGCCGGGACAAGGGGTCGCCGCCCTGCTGTTTCTGGCCCTGATCAACTCGCTGCTGGGTTTCTTCTCATGGAACCGTGCCCTGGCCCTGGGTGGCATCCAGCGCATCAGCCAGCTGCAGTTGCTGCAACCGTTCTTCACATTTGCTTTTTCGATCTTCCTGATGGGCGAGTCGTGGAACTGGCTGACCCCGGCCGTCTGCGCCATCGTCATCGTGCTGGTCTGGCTGTCCAAGCGCATCTGA
- a CDS encoding 2OG-Fe(II) oxygenase, with product MQETIQAANHELQNNAYASLKASQLFSQEELEYMEAACQVIPKTIIEIGDVGEENFLAVGRFMEDQKGQLPVYRNDPYGKRVVEILSSGKSREFFNGIMEAECFIRRCQSNLLEAGNFIGKHIDTYSNLEYRYSVVIQFGKQYEGGEFFIEHEGRESQFKTDYADVLINRCEIPHGVRKVESGTRSSLVFFLSTSPLDKPNLNNKQI from the coding sequence ATGCAAGAGACGATCCAAGCTGCTAACCACGAACTGCAGAACAACGCCTACGCCTCCCTCAAGGCCTCACAGCTGTTTTCTCAAGAAGAGCTGGAGTACATGGAAGCGGCGTGCCAGGTCATCCCCAAAACCATCATCGAAATCGGCGATGTAGGCGAAGAAAACTTTCTCGCGGTGGGACGCTTCATGGAGGATCAAAAAGGCCAGTTACCCGTGTATCGCAATGATCCTTACGGCAAACGTGTGGTGGAGATCCTCTCTTCGGGAAAAAGCCGTGAGTTCTTCAACGGCATCATGGAAGCCGAGTGTTTTATCCGTCGCTGCCAGTCCAATCTGCTGGAAGCCGGCAACTTCATCGGCAAGCACATCGATACCTACAGCAACCTGGAATATCGCTACTCCGTGGTGATCCAGTTCGGCAAGCAATACGAAGGCGGCGAGTTTTTCATCGAGCATGAAGGCCGCGAATCGCAATTTAAAACAGACTACGCCGACGTGCTGATCAACCGCTGCGAGATTCCCCACGGCGTACGCAAGGTAGAGAGCGGCACACGCTCCTCCTTGGTGTTTTTCCTGAGCACCAGCCCGTTGGACAAACCCAACCTCAACAATAAACAGATCTGA
- a CDS encoding SDR family NAD(P)-dependent oxidoreductase yields the protein MNTDETVVVTGVTSGIGLACARKLIEQGNKVVGIGRRTERLNALADELGERFYPLSCDVRDIDALNTQLKQLPDAFAAISKLINSAGLLQGQGTLLEVSDAQISTMLETNVHGLINVTRAVLPKLIESGRGHIINLTSIGAHYHYAGGHVYAASKAFVDHFGQCLRTELVGARVRLTNIAPGKTRSEFALVQFAGDQARADRVYSTLTPLEPMDVANSILWALHQPTHVNINLIELMPADQELSYR from the coding sequence TTGAACACTGATGAAACAGTGGTTGTCACCGGAGTGACATCAGGCATTGGTCTGGCCTGCGCCAGAAAGTTGATAGAACAGGGAAACAAGGTAGTTGGGATCGGGCGCAGAACCGAGCGCCTCAATGCACTGGCCGACGAACTGGGTGAACGTTTTTATCCCCTCAGCTGTGATGTGCGTGACATCGACGCACTCAACACACAACTGAAACAACTCCCCGATGCATTTGCCGCCATCAGCAAACTCATCAATAGCGCCGGCTTACTTCAGGGACAAGGGACGTTACTGGAAGTCTCGGATGCTCAAATATCCACCATGCTGGAGACCAATGTTCACGGTTTGATCAATGTCACTCGGGCGGTATTACCCAAGCTGATAGAAAGTGGACGCGGGCACATTATCAACCTGACCTCGATTGGCGCTCATTATCACTACGCCGGCGGCCATGTCTATGCGGCATCCAAGGCCTTTGTCGACCACTTCGGACAATGCCTGCGCACCGAACTGGTGGGCGCTCGGGTCCGGCTGACCAACATCGCACCTGGTAAAACCCGCTCAGAATTCGCCTTGGTTCAATTTGCTGGCGATCAAGCCAGAGCCGACCGGGTGTACAGCACCCTGACGCCGCTTGAGCCGATGGATGTTGCCAACTCGATCCTCTGGGCCCTGCATCAGCCCACCCACGTCAATATTAATCTTATTGAACTAATGCCTGCTGATCAGGAACTTTCATACCGGTGA
- a CDS encoding TIGR02391 family protein, translated as MASVAGLQGLSCVLLPCRLKGHKGCRGADPPVIGLKRPGETRHFGGQQPTLALGPLHRRVRKEEQRGLANLLIGMFGAVRNPPRKQRG; from the coding sequence GTGGCCTCGGTAGCAGGCCTGCAAGGCCTTTCATGTGTTCTACTTCCATGCCGTCTTAAAGGCCATAAAGGGTGTCGCGGAGCGGATCCGCCAGTTATCGGGCTTAAGCGACCAGGTGAAACAAGGCATTTTGGGGGCCAGCAGCCCACACTGGCCTTGGGCCCCCTTCACCGCCGAGTCAGAAAAGAGGAGCAAAGAGGCCTCGCGAATCTGCTGATTGGAATGTTCGGCGCAGTGCGCAATCCACCCAGAAAACAGCGTGGCTGA
- a CDS encoding iron-containing redox enzyme family protein codes for MSTLANRRYLLSPICRIQSSERSVIVTCNEEEILIDTSFQPQISELLTALRTSNCPADFLVKQGITQINMLDPALQALLESDLLLDVDRACEATCRHELNDALQAEARFWAKPIFEQPFWEQLLSGQCSPSQILGWGVEFYHFVDAANDYMPLGVSHTRELRQLRGPIASHYIEEMNHGKIFLEGLARCGLQHESVLVAPPLPHTRALINQLIEYAYEGELAYTSSFAIMQSGLTQPSIAVLDEFYGRLKAYYPYAAGLFDAFHRHASLDVELGHEKTVFMRLCLEGPLLAPVQIRRASTVMRSLAESFMLFFDGINKYYGTTEGFTPRRALQLEGLV; via the coding sequence GTGAGTACACTTGCCAATCGCCGCTACCTTTTGTCGCCAATTTGCCGAATACAGTCTTCTGAGCGCAGCGTAATAGTCACCTGCAATGAAGAAGAGATTCTGATTGATACCAGCTTCCAGCCGCAAATCTCAGAATTGCTCACGGCATTGCGTACATCAAACTGCCCCGCAGATTTTCTGGTCAAGCAGGGCATTACACAAATTAATATGCTGGATCCGGCGCTGCAGGCCCTATTGGAGTCGGACTTACTTCTGGATGTTGACCGCGCATGTGAGGCAACCTGTCGCCACGAGCTGAATGACGCTTTGCAGGCAGAAGCCCGCTTCTGGGCCAAGCCTATCTTCGAGCAGCCGTTCTGGGAGCAATTGCTGTCCGGACAGTGTTCGCCATCGCAAATTTTGGGTTGGGGGGTCGAGTTCTATCATTTTGTCGATGCGGCCAACGACTACATGCCTCTGGGGGTGTCACATACCCGAGAGCTGCGACAGTTGCGTGGCCCGATTGCCAGCCATTACATCGAAGAGATGAACCACGGCAAAATCTTTTTGGAGGGTTTAGCACGCTGCGGCCTTCAGCACGAATCGGTATTGGTTGCCCCACCCTTGCCCCATACCCGTGCGCTCATCAACCAGCTGATCGAATACGCTTACGAGGGGGAACTGGCGTACACCTCTAGCTTTGCAATCATGCAGTCGGGACTCACCCAGCCGTCCATAGCCGTGCTTGACGAGTTCTACGGGCGACTCAAAGCTTATTATCCTTATGCGGCAGGCTTATTTGACGCCTTTCACCGCCATGCCAGCCTAGACGTAGAGCTGGGTCATGAAAAAACTGTATTCATGCGCTTATGCTTGGAAGGGCCACTGCTGGCACCGGTGCAAATCCGTAGGGCGAGTACGGTCATGCGCAGCCTGGCCGAATCGTTCATGTTGTTCTTCGATGGTATTAACAAGTATTACGGCACCACCGAAGGTTTTACACCGCGCCGCGCCTTGCAATTGGAGGGCTTGGTATGA
- a CDS encoding aminotransferase class III-fold pyridoxal phosphate-dependent enzyme — MSHASKAEQALLARYCNTLHSGCVWSSGDNPLAGGSGHDSWRMEPFPVVFERGRGVYKWDTSGKRYLDLWMGHGALMFGNAHPAVVAAVAKQIAQGQHLGGVHHLHFAWAERIRHYFPSCEQLRFTASGSEAAQLALRIARVSTGRGRIVRVDGHFHGWFDDCLAHMLPAASAGFNPGVEDHVGIVPPMDISAVEKELAEYDVAALILEPGGGSSGTLAWTAEYLATLRQLCDRYGTLLIFDEVISGFRYHLGGVQAMSNVYPDLTLLAKISAGGMPGALVGGSTELMSVFANHHITHSGTFNGCPITAAAALATLELIGEGEPITLANRTAGVLADAINAAAESVGVDVMAYAQSSIFHLVIGARAQGVAVAPGVEAVRLAAQHAPLHRLLRMALMLEGVDCHASHGWLSALHEQSHIDEAASAFCRAFEQLRYIPVFEPSF; from the coding sequence ATGAGCCATGCCAGCAAGGCGGAGCAGGCATTACTGGCACGCTACTGCAATACCCTGCATAGCGGATGCGTCTGGTCCAGCGGCGACAACCCACTGGCAGGCGGCAGCGGCCACGATAGTTGGCGCATGGAGCCGTTTCCTGTCGTGTTCGAACGCGGGCGAGGTGTTTACAAGTGGGACACCAGCGGTAAACGTTACCTCGACCTGTGGATGGGGCACGGTGCCTTGATGTTTGGCAACGCACACCCAGCAGTGGTAGCCGCAGTCGCCAAGCAGATAGCACAAGGGCAGCATCTGGGGGGGGTACACCACTTACACTTTGCCTGGGCCGAACGTATCCGACACTATTTTCCGTCCTGCGAACAACTGCGCTTTACTGCCTCCGGCTCAGAGGCCGCCCAACTGGCGCTGAGAATCGCTAGAGTCAGCACTGGTCGGGGGCGGATTGTACGGGTTGACGGCCACTTCCACGGCTGGTTCGATGACTGCCTAGCACATATGCTGCCAGCAGCCAGCGCCGGGTTTAATCCCGGCGTGGAAGACCACGTTGGTATTGTGCCTCCCATGGACATCTCTGCTGTAGAAAAAGAGTTGGCAGAATACGACGTCGCGGCATTGATCCTGGAGCCAGGAGGAGGCAGCTCAGGCACGCTAGCTTGGACTGCCGAGTATTTGGCTACGCTACGCCAATTGTGCGATCGCTACGGCACACTGTTGATCTTTGATGAGGTTATCAGTGGTTTTCGCTATCACTTGGGTGGAGTTCAGGCAATGAGCAATGTCTACCCAGACCTGACCTTGCTGGCAAAAATATCCGCAGGCGGTATGCCAGGCGCGCTGGTTGGGGGTTCTACCGAGCTAATGTCTGTGTTTGCCAACCACCATATCACCCATAGCGGCACGTTCAATGGCTGTCCTATAACGGCAGCGGCAGCACTGGCAACGCTAGAACTGATCGGGGAGGGCGAACCAATAACGCTGGCAAACCGCACTGCTGGCGTTTTGGCAGACGCCATCAACGCCGCAGCAGAGTCTGTCGGCGTGGACGTCATGGCCTATGCGCAAAGCTCGATTTTCCACCTGGTGATAGGCGCACGCGCACAGGGAGTGGCTGTAGCGCCAGGGGTAGAAGCAGTGCGCCTTGCTGCACAGCACGCACCACTGCACAGGCTATTGCGTATGGCGCTAATGCTGGAAGGCGTGGACTGCCATGCCAGCCACGGTTGGTTGTCGGCGTTGCACGAGCAGTCGCACATAGACGAGGCCGCCAGCGCATTCTGTCGCGCCTTCGAGCAGTTGCGCTACATACCAGTGTTCGAGCCGTCTTTCTGA